AGATGTTATTGACGTTTTGTTGAGAGAGTTACAAAAGGAAGACCCCGAAGAAAGTTTGAAATTAAGAATTCACTTGGCTGATAAATTTTTATCAGAAGCAAAATCCTATTTAGAAAAGAATGACATTGTTCAAGCGAGTGAAAAGGGATATAATGCTGGAGAAGAAATAGTTAAGGCACTATCTGAAAAATACAAAACGAGGGAATACGAGCAGTATACGAAGGAAGGGAGATGGTATACATATTCCCTTTTCTCCTCAGCAATTAGTTTATCAAAAGTATTAGGTGATTGGGTTTTAGATGGATGGAGAAATGCTTATGATCTTCATGTTTGGGGATTTCATGAGGGAAAACTTGATGTTGAAAAGGTAAAATATCTATTAGGAAAAGTTGAGGAGTTTGTGAATAAAGTAAAGAGTGTGTTAAAAGTTGAAGGATTAAGTAAATGAACAATCTTTATCGTACAGCTGAAGATAAAAATTCAATATCTTATGATATTATTCAGTAAAGTAACAAGATTTTTGTGAGAAAGAAAGAAAATACATAATGTGTACGATTTGTTTTCTCATTTATCTATGGGCAAGAAGTTAAAAAAAAATCACTTCCTTCTTACAAAAACTACTGCTACTCCTATCAAAGCTACTACTATTACGATTATTCCGACAAAGGTTAAACTTATTGAAGTTTCTAGGCTTTCGTTTATTGGTTGGTTAACTGTAATGCTTCCACCCAGTGGTATATTCTCTGTACCTACGAAGCTTCCAGTTTCGTAAAATGGTAGGTTAACATTTAGCGTTATTGTAGTTCCAGCATCTACCCATTCGCTTGAGGTTGTAATTCCGTTTATTGTTACTGGGTAAGATGAGGATATAGTAACTAAGTATTGTTTGACGGTGACGATTTTGACAGTAGTTGGTGAGTTTACATTAAATGTTTGTGGAGTAATTGAGGTAATTACAAACCTTGTATTTGGAGACTGATAATATGTGATATTTTCCACTTTTATTGAAGTATTTGCATTATACCAACCAGAAGTTAAAGATTCGTTTTTGCCATTTATTAATGCATAAAGTGGAACTGAGGAAGAAACGTTGATAAAGTACTGAGGAACTGCTGTAATAGTTACTGTAATTGGATTATTAACTGTAAACGTTTGTAATGAAATTCCAGTTATTACAAATCTTTCATTTGACGTTTTATAATACGTTATGTTTTCCACTCTTACAGAGGTACCAGCGTTATACCATCCAGAGGTTAAACTTTTGTTCATTCCGTTAATTATTGCGTAAACTGGTATTGGTGAATTCACGTTGATAAAGTATTGATTAATTCCAGAAACATTTACTGTTAATGGGCTATTCACAGTAATTGTAGTTTGGGGATAAATTGAGGTTATTACAAATCTATGATTAGATGAGTAGTAGTAAGTGAGATTTTCAATTTGTATTTCTGTACCCTGTGGGTAATAGCCAGAAGTTAGAGTTGTGTTTTTGCCATTCACTAGCGCATAAACAGGTGCTAATGAGTTTACGTTGACTTTGTAATACCATGTATATGACGGAGTAATCTTGTATATAGTAGGTAAGTAATCGCTTGGATAAATTACATAACTACTTTGTGACGTAAGTAATGCAAAGGCCGAAGAATTAGCCGTATAGTTTGTAGTGAACTGAACTGTAATTGGTTCATTAATATACATTGCTATAGATTTATTTGTGATAAGAGTTCCATTTATGTAA
The nucleotide sequence above comes from Sulfurisphaera javensis. Encoded proteins:
- a CDS encoding PaREP1 family protein, whose product is MEEVIKKAEEKGIDVIDVLLRELQKEDPEESLKLRIHLADKFLSEAKSYLEKNDIVQASEKGYNAGEEIVKALSEKYKTREYEQYTKEGRWYTYSLFSSAISLSKVLGDWVLDGWRNAYDLHVWGFHEGKLDVEKVKYLLGKVEEFVNKVKSVLKVEGLSK
- a CDS encoding thermopsin family protease: MKWLILLLLLSPVIISAISFSGIPTGIGVYHPNISTNALLGFAYIKSLLAYNSSFTQQPYGVSLQLNAVLQVQTPTQTYYFWVQNFACFITNSSQYAFGINMFNITTYNATLTAYGHGYVYNNTIYVYTTPLSFYSLPLSFYLWMNESYTSNGVYVSVGYISLLNGVKQIPPHLIIYDTVFIPVSNVINASFVVNSYRPLGYLYDDFELIWGGFANGEQTYFQEMQSALALYYLQNGQWVSVPDVSTYGYDTAEGADNLHVIYYNGLIIVTTGTFNNATFPVNFIPPSLTYVEISSPVPFYINGTLITNKSIAMYINEPITVQFTTNYTANSSAFALLTSQSSYVIYPSDYLPTIYKITPSYTWYYKVNVNSLAPVYALVNGKNTTLTSGYYPQGTEIQIENLTYYYSSNHRFVITSIYPQTTITVNSPLTVNVSGINQYFINVNSPIPVYAIINGMNKSLTSGWYNAGTSVRVENITYYKTSNERFVITGISLQTFTVNNPITVTITAVPQYFINVSSSVPLYALINGKNESLTSGWYNANTSIKVENITYYQSPNTRFVITSITPQTFNVNSPTTVKIVTVKQYLVTISSSYPVTINGITTSSEWVDAGTTITLNVNLPFYETGSFVGTENIPLGGSITVNQPINESLETSISLTFVGIIVIVVALIGVAVVFVRRK